Proteins encoded together in one Peribacillus asahii window:
- a CDS encoding spore germination protein — protein sequence MPSFFKHQKKKKNSENHKESSQDQPNNRLLEFIDDSISINLDMIKQKTGNSSDVVIRTLNISPHSEIKTAVVYVEGIVDTISINDFLIESMMKNHALQEKLTRENALKVISNNMVALGSIKLVNDWGQLLLSLMAGETLILVDGTNEALSIGTQGGEKRSVEEPNTQVAVRGSKSGFTESIKTNTALVRRIIKNPDLWLESMKIGEVTQTDVAIMYINGIVNKKIVEEVRQRLKRIDIDGILESGYIEQLIEDQTMTTFPTLYHTERPDIVAGNLLEGRIAIFVDGTPFVLIAPTIFIQFFQAAEDYYARFDIATALRLLRVIIFFISIIGPSAYIAATTFHQEMLPTQLLIAIASQREAVPFPAFVEAMIMEVTFEILREAGVRMPRAIGSAISIVGALVIGQAAVQAGIVSPAMVIVVAITAIASFATPSFAIAISARLIRFLFMVIAATFGFYGIILAFIMMIVHLCDLRSFGVPYMSPFAPFIPKSTGDTVVRLPWWALKQRPLFTSNENNIRQGKDQRPHPPANRGMVNSHTRKSDRNES from the coding sequence ATGCCTTCATTTTTTAAACATCAAAAGAAAAAGAAAAATAGCGAGAATCATAAGGAGAGCAGCCAGGATCAGCCTAACAATCGATTATTGGAGTTCATCGATGATTCTATATCCATCAATCTTGACATGATTAAACAAAAAACGGGAAATAGTTCAGATGTAGTCATCCGGACGTTGAATATTAGTCCTCATTCCGAGATTAAAACAGCCGTTGTTTATGTTGAAGGTATTGTTGACACTATATCCATCAACGATTTTTTAATTGAATCGATGATGAAGAATCATGCTTTACAAGAAAAGCTAACTCGGGAAAATGCCTTGAAGGTCATCTCCAATAACATGGTTGCTCTCGGTAGTATAAAACTGGTCAATGACTGGGGGCAGTTGTTATTGTCTTTGATGGCAGGTGAAACTCTTATTCTCGTCGATGGAACAAATGAAGCACTGAGTATCGGTACACAAGGCGGAGAAAAACGTTCAGTTGAGGAGCCGAATACCCAGGTGGCCGTCCGTGGTTCAAAGTCCGGTTTTACTGAATCAATTAAGACGAATACAGCCCTCGTACGTCGAATCATTAAAAACCCGGACTTATGGCTGGAATCGATGAAAATCGGCGAGGTTACACAAACAGATGTGGCGATAATGTATATCAACGGAATTGTTAATAAGAAAATCGTCGAAGAAGTGCGTCAACGATTAAAAAGGATTGATATCGATGGCATTCTTGAATCGGGGTATATTGAACAACTGATTGAAGACCAGACGATGACAACCTTTCCAACGCTTTACCATACAGAAAGGCCGGATATAGTCGCAGGGAATCTCCTTGAAGGAAGGATAGCAATTTTTGTAGATGGAACTCCGTTTGTCCTTATTGCCCCTACTATATTTATTCAGTTTTTTCAAGCCGCCGAAGATTATTATGCTCGTTTCGATATCGCAACAGCACTACGTCTTTTACGGGTCATAATTTTCTTTATTTCTATTATAGGACCTTCTGCTTATATTGCTGCTACAACCTTTCATCAGGAGATGCTTCCGACACAGCTGCTGATTGCGATTGCATCACAACGGGAAGCAGTGCCTTTCCCGGCTTTTGTAGAAGCCATGATAATGGAAGTAACGTTTGAGATTTTACGGGAAGCTGGTGTTCGAATGCCAAGGGCTATCGGTTCGGCGATATCCATCGTTGGAGCTCTGGTGATTGGACAAGCGGCCGTACAGGCTGGAATTGTTTCACCGGCCATGGTGATTGTTGTCGCCATCACAGCGATTGCCAGTTTTGCAACCCCTTCCTTTGCCATTGCGATTTCGGCCCGTTTGATACGTTTCCTATTTATGGTAATAGCTGCAACATTCGGTTTCTATGGAATTATTCTGGCGTTCATCATGATGATCGTTCATCTATGCGACCTGCGTTCGTTCGGCGTCCCATACATGTCACCGTTTGCACCATTCATTCCGAAGAGTACAGGAGATACAGTCGTCCGACTGCCATGGTGGGCTTTGAAGCAAAGACCGCTATTTACCAGCAATGAGAATAACATTCGTCAAGGAAAAGACCAGCGACCACATCCTCCTGCCAATCGCGGAATGGTAAATAGTCACACCAGAAAGAGTGATCGGAATGAATCGTAA
- a CDS encoding 3D domain-containing protein yields MRKLMYVGKRMAIMVVFLLAIQTTIEHVTGGTPPILKQVLASENRNETTTSKPKSIKAVQTLENELDFSQYPKHQVVATGYTAGYESTGKNPDSPAYGITYSGVKVKRDLYSTIAADLTVFPVGTILFIPEYGYGVVADTGSAIKGNRLDLYYETVQDVYNEWGKKTVEVYVVEVGKGTLSEARLNQLNEAENMQVFREQILGKKPE; encoded by the coding sequence GTGAGAAAGCTGATGTATGTCGGGAAGAGAATGGCTATTATGGTTGTCTTTCTGTTAGCTATTCAAACGACAATTGAGCATGTGACAGGGGGAACGCCCCCAATACTTAAGCAAGTATTAGCTAGTGAAAATCGAAATGAAACGACAACTTCTAAACCGAAATCGATAAAGGCTGTTCAAACATTGGAGAATGAACTTGATTTTTCTCAGTATCCAAAACATCAAGTAGTTGCAACTGGTTATACAGCAGGATATGAATCAACAGGAAAAAATCCTGATAGTCCTGCTTACGGAATTACATATTCAGGTGTGAAAGTAAAGCGTGATTTATATTCAACAATCGCTGCAGATTTAACGGTTTTCCCAGTAGGAACGATTTTATTTATTCCTGAATATGGTTATGGAGTGGTCGCCGATACAGGCAGTGCTATTAAAGGGAATCGGCTCGATTTATATTATGAAACCGTTCAGGATGTATATAATGAATGGGGCAAAAAAACTGTAGAGGTTTATGTGGTTGAAGTAGGTAAAGGAACGTTGTCGGAAGCTCGATTAAATCAATTAAATGAGGCAGAGAATATGCAAGTATTTCGTGAGCAAATCCTGGGTAAAAAGCCCGAGTAA
- a CDS encoding divergent PAP2 family protein — protein MDIFLNFPIIASLVAIFFAQFIKVPIHYIADRKMDWSLLTSTGGMPSSHSAAVTALAIAIAIENGLDSPIFAVATIFAIITMFDATGVRRQAGEQAVVLNQLVTDFNILVDQVKNWQKKEEQQKQHQLKELLGHKPIEVFFGALTGAFIAFILYYFVFKG, from the coding sequence ATGGACATATTTTTGAACTTTCCCATTATAGCTTCTTTAGTGGCCATCTTCTTTGCTCAATTTATTAAAGTCCCAATTCATTACATAGCGGACCGCAAAATGGATTGGTCCTTGCTCACTTCGACCGGAGGCATGCCTAGTTCTCACTCTGCTGCGGTAACGGCTCTTGCAATTGCCATAGCGATTGAAAACGGGCTGGATTCACCCATTTTTGCTGTTGCTACCATTTTCGCGATTATTACGATGTTTGACGCGACAGGAGTAAGGCGCCAAGCCGGAGAGCAGGCTGTTGTTCTCAATCAACTTGTTACAGATTTTAACATATTAGTTGATCAAGTAAAGAATTGGCAAAAAAAAGAAGAGCAGCAAAAACAACATCAATTAAAAGAATTGCTTGGTCACAAGCCGATTGAAGTTTTTTTCGGCGCATTAACAGGAGCGTTCATTGCCTTCATTCTCTATTATTTTGTATTTAAAGGGTAG
- a CDS encoding NAD(P)/FAD-dependent oxidoreductase — translation MKVNEKVYDITIIGGGPVGLFTAFYGGMRQASVKIIESLPQLGGQLSALYPEKYIYDIAGFPKIRAQELINNLKEQMSKFEQTIVLEQSVQKVEKLEEGHFKLTTDQEVHYSKAIIITAGNGAFQPRRIEIEHAEQYEGKSLHYFIDNLNDFANKKVAVFGGGDSAVDWALMLEPIAKQVTLIHRRDKFRAHEHSVENVKKSKVHIQTPYVPVEFIGTNNQINTVILKHANGEETQTLDVDAVIVNYGFVSSLGPIKEWGLTIQKNNIVVNSKMETNIPGIYAAGDIATYDGKVKLIASGFGEAPVAVNHAKQFIDPTAKVQPMHSTSMF, via the coding sequence GTGAAAGTAAACGAAAAAGTATATGATATTACAATTATTGGCGGCGGACCAGTAGGACTGTTTACGGCTTTCTACGGCGGTATGAGACAAGCATCTGTAAAAATCATTGAAAGTTTACCTCAATTAGGCGGTCAATTATCTGCGCTTTACCCCGAAAAATACATTTATGATATCGCAGGCTTTCCCAAAATTCGCGCACAAGAACTGATTAACAACTTAAAAGAACAAATGTCCAAGTTCGAACAAACAATCGTCTTAGAACAATCGGTCCAAAAAGTTGAAAAGCTTGAAGAAGGACACTTTAAATTAACGACCGATCAAGAAGTCCATTACTCAAAAGCCATTATTATTACAGCTGGCAACGGCGCCTTTCAACCTCGTCGAATTGAGATAGAACACGCGGAGCAATATGAAGGTAAGAGCCTTCACTACTTTATTGATAATTTAAATGATTTCGCTAATAAAAAAGTAGCAGTATTTGGAGGTGGAGATTCGGCAGTCGATTGGGCGCTTATGCTTGAACCAATTGCTAAACAAGTTACCCTTATCCATAGACGGGACAAATTCCGCGCTCATGAACATAGTGTAGAAAATGTAAAGAAATCAAAAGTACACATTCAAACTCCTTATGTGCCCGTTGAATTCATTGGTACAAACAATCAAATTAACACCGTCATTCTTAAACATGCAAACGGAGAAGAAACGCAAACTCTTGATGTCGATGCAGTCATTGTGAACTATGGTTTTGTCTCTTCACTTGGTCCTATTAAGGAATGGGGACTTACCATTCAAAAAAACAATATTGTCGTAAATTCCAAAATGGAGACAAATATCCCTGGAATTTACGCAGCTGGTGATATTGCCACCTATGATGGCAAAGTAAAATTAATCGCCAGCGGATTTGGTGAAGCACCAGTCGCGGTCAATCACGCCAAACAATTTATCGACCCAACCGCAAAAGTTCAACCAATGCATAGTACGTCTATGTTTTAA
- a CDS encoding cobalamin-binding protein gives MKIISICPSNTELCVYLGIEDQLIAIDDYSDWPNSIQHLPKVGPDLSINLDLVQSLKPDLVLASLSVPGMEKNIEGLQERGIPHLTFNPQSLEDIAQDLLTLGEAVGLSKKAAEQATQFRATIQRYKEISDTIEQRPSLYWEWWPNPLFTPGRINWLTEISRLAGGYNLFEDVDLASVTVSSEDVLSRDPDYICLAWVGVPLKRINPKIVRKRENWADLAALQNDRIFIMEEPLYCRPSPRLLDGLEKLAAILHPEKFCKERPVT, from the coding sequence ATGAAAATTATTTCGATTTGTCCGAGTAATACAGAACTTTGTGTATATCTTGGCATTGAAGATCAGCTTATTGCTATTGATGATTATTCAGATTGGCCCAATTCTATTCAACATCTTCCAAAGGTTGGCCCGGATTTATCGATTAACCTGGACCTTGTCCAATCGTTGAAACCAGATTTAGTGCTCGCTTCGCTAAGTGTTCCAGGAATGGAAAAGAACATTGAAGGCTTGCAGGAACGTGGAATTCCTCACCTGACTTTTAACCCGCAGTCTCTTGAAGATATCGCTCAAGACCTGCTTACATTAGGAGAAGCTGTTGGATTATCCAAAAAAGCAGCTGAACAAGCAACTCAATTTAGAGCTACTATTCAACGTTATAAAGAGATTTCCGATACAATTGAACAAAGACCATCGCTCTATTGGGAATGGTGGCCAAATCCCCTCTTCACTCCCGGTCGTATCAACTGGCTCACGGAAATCAGTCGACTCGCTGGAGGCTATAATCTATTTGAAGACGTCGATTTAGCAAGTGTTACTGTATCTTCAGAAGATGTTTTATCCCGCGATCCCGATTATATTTGTCTAGCTTGGGTCGGTGTTCCTTTAAAAAGAATTAATCCAAAAATCGTTCGAAAACGAGAAAATTGGGCAGACCTTGCCGCTCTACAAAATGACCGTATTTTCATTATGGAAGAGCCGCTCTACTGCCGACCTTCTCCTCGATTGTTAGACGGACTCGAAAAACTTGCCGCTATTTTGCATCCTGAAAAGTTCTGTAAAGAAAGACCTGTGACGTAA
- a CDS encoding NUDIX domain-containing protein has translation MQERCRNVWLAVSGIVISDQGEWLVVKKRYGGLKGVWSLPAGFVKENETVDEAVIREVLEETGIATEIEGIVGLRSGVLKGEISDNMLLFRLKPLNMDVQAQLEELYEAKFVQPQELLKEGKQSILLEELFSYNLEALQQVRTGLNPGDHFGYTSYKLFV, from the coding sequence ATGCAGGAGAGATGTCGAAATGTATGGTTGGCTGTATCGGGAATTGTCATATCAGATCAGGGAGAATGGTTGGTTGTAAAGAAACGATATGGTGGGTTAAAAGGTGTCTGGTCGCTTCCGGCAGGTTTTGTAAAGGAAAATGAGACAGTAGATGAAGCAGTCATTCGAGAGGTATTAGAGGAAACAGGTATTGCTACTGAGATTGAAGGCATCGTTGGCCTGAGAAGCGGTGTGCTTAAAGGAGAAATTAGTGACAATATGCTGCTGTTTCGCTTAAAGCCATTAAATATGGATGTACAGGCTCAGCTTGAGGAATTATATGAAGCAAAATTTGTTCAGCCACAAGAATTACTCAAAGAAGGAAAACAATCGATTTTATTGGAGGAGCTATTTTCGTATAATCTAGAAGCCCTGCAACAAGTACGTACAGGATTGAACCCTGGCGATCATTTTGGTTATACGTCATATAAATTATTTGTTTAA
- a CDS encoding YuiB family protein, whose product MPLPVLLISIVLFFVLFFGIGFLLNMLFRSSWVMVILFPIVAILIVNQSKMIEYVRQPIESLKQLGLNFAALHMADIIILSSGLLGGVCAGITIKLLRKKGYQMF is encoded by the coding sequence ATGCCATTACCTGTGTTATTAATTTCGATTGTCTTATTTTTTGTTCTGTTCTTTGGCATTGGCTTTTTACTGAATATGTTGTTCCGCTCTTCGTGGGTTATGGTCATTTTATTTCCAATCGTTGCGATTCTTATCGTGAATCAGTCTAAGATGATTGAATATGTGAGACAGCCTATTGAATCCTTGAAGCAACTAGGGTTGAATTTTGCTGCGTTACATATGGCAGATATTATTATTTTATCAAGCGGGCTATTAGGCGGGGTATGTGCAGGTATTACAATTAAGCTATTAAGAAAAAAAGGGTATCAAATGTTTTAA